The Deinococcus ruber genome includes a window with the following:
- a CDS encoding thymidine phosphorylase, with product MSSLPDSASSSPATGASLHVPDLIQRKRDGGTHSPAELDALIQGYTRGEVPDYQVAAWLMAVYFRGLTPQETGDLTLSMARSGDLLDLSSLTHTVDKHSTGGVGDKTSLVLTPMLAALGLTVAKMSGRGLAHTGGTIDKLESIPGWNPELSDDAFLKQAREVGLALVGQSKNLAPADGLLYALRDVTATVDCLPLIASSIMSKKIASGAQAIVLDVKVGAGAFMKTVADGEALARAMVDIGQHAGRGVRAVLTDMDAPLGHMAGNSLEVQEALETLHGRGPDDLKELCIALAVEALSAAGQPHDAEARARATLQDGSALGKFRAFVAAQGGDPQYVDSPERLDVAPDRAEVTAPRAGFLNSLDALGVGRAVLVLGGGRERKGERIDHGVGVELLVKPGEAVQVGQPLLRVYHRAGRGLTRALELLQAGVDISDSAPQVPPLILGRVG from the coding sequence ATGTCCAGTCTTCCAGACTCAGCTTCATCTAGCCCCGCCACAGGCGCTTCCCTGCACGTGCCCGACCTGATCCAGCGCAAGCGCGACGGGGGCACCCACTCCCCCGCCGAACTCGACGCGCTTATTCAGGGGTACACACGCGGCGAGGTGCCCGATTATCAGGTGGCGGCGTGGCTGATGGCGGTGTATTTCCGTGGCCTGACACCGCAGGAAACCGGTGACCTGACGCTGAGCATGGCCCGCAGCGGCGACCTGCTCGACCTGAGCAGCCTGACGCATACCGTGGACAAGCACAGCACCGGGGGCGTGGGCGACAAGACCTCACTGGTACTGACGCCGATGCTGGCCGCGCTGGGCCTGACCGTCGCCAAGATGAGCGGGCGCGGGCTGGCACATACCGGCGGCACCATCGACAAGCTGGAGAGCATTCCCGGCTGGAACCCCGAGCTGTCCGACGACGCCTTTCTGAAGCAGGCGCGGGAAGTGGGCCTCGCACTGGTGGGTCAGAGCAAGAACCTCGCCCCCGCCGATGGGCTGCTGTACGCCCTGCGCGACGTGACCGCCACCGTCGACTGTCTGCCTCTGATCGCCAGCAGCATCATGTCGAAGAAGATCGCGTCGGGGGCGCAGGCCATCGTGCTCGACGTGAAGGTGGGCGCGGGAGCCTTCATGAAAACGGTGGCCGACGGCGAGGCGCTGGCGCGGGCGATGGTAGACATCGGGCAACATGCCGGAAGGGGTGTGCGGGCTGTCCTGACCGACATGGACGCGCCGCTGGGCCATATGGCAGGCAACAGTCTGGAGGTGCAGGAAGCGCTGGAAACCCTGCACGGGCGCGGCCCCGACGATCTGAAAGAGCTGTGTATCGCGCTGGCGGTGGAAGCCCTGAGCGCCGCCGGGCAACCACACGACGCCGAAGCGCGGGCGCGGGCCACCCTGCAGGACGGGTCGGCGCTGGGCAAGTTCCGGGCTTTTGTGGCGGCGCAGGGGGGCGACCCGCAGTACGTCGATTCCCCGGAGCGGCTGGACGTGGCCCCTGACCGGGCCGAGGTAACGGCCCCCCGCGCCGGATTTCTGAACAGCCTGGACGCGCTGGGTGTGGGGCGTGCCGTGCTGGTGCTGGGCGGAGGACGTGAGCGCAAGGGCGAGCGCATCGATCACGGCGTCGGGGTGGAACTGCTGGTCAAGCCGGGCGAGGCGGTGCAGGTCGGTCAGCCGCTGCTGCGCGTCTACCACCGCGCCGGACGTGGGCTGACGCGGGCGCTGGAACTGCTGCAAGCAGGCGTGGACATCTCGGACAGCGCTCCGCAGGTGCCGCCGCTGATTCTGGGACGGGTCGGGTAA
- a CDS encoding M20 family metallopeptidase has protein sequence MNRPDLQQMIQDVQTLIEIESPSSDLAAVSRVQDVVEGWMRELGARVTRLAGGVRRFTLGEQARPTLILMHADTVWPHGTLAQMPVRIEGERLYGPGSYDMKGGIVSALHALRALKEEGWPLGGVEVLLTADEEIGSLHSRDAIEASARQARCVLVVEPPVADTHALKTGRKGVGMYRVTVQGVAAHAGNKPEEGASALTEAARLILEAQALACPEMGTTVSVGRFEGGGAVNVIPAHAEFDADLRVSTLEEAERLAQGFGALQALDPRARVVLSHGMNRPPFERTAGTAALYVQAQRHAHALGFEVSEAFVGGGSDGNFTAPLSPTLDGLGAPGDGAHAAHEHIRLDRWPDHVALLTALIRDPGVN, from the coding sequence ATGAATCGCCCCGACCTTCAGCAGATGATTCAGGACGTGCAGACCCTTATCGAGATCGAGTCTCCGTCAAGCGATCTGGCAGCGGTCAGCCGGGTACAGGACGTGGTGGAGGGCTGGATGCGCGAGCTGGGCGCTCGGGTCACGCGGCTTGCGGGCGGAGTGCGGCGGTTTACGCTGGGCGAACAGGCGCGGCCCACCCTGATTCTGATGCATGCCGATACCGTGTGGCCGCACGGCACGCTCGCCCAGATGCCGGTTCGTATCGAAGGAGAGCGGCTGTATGGCCCCGGCAGCTACGACATGAAGGGCGGTATCGTCTCGGCGCTGCATGCGCTGCGGGCGCTGAAAGAGGAGGGCTGGCCGCTGGGCGGCGTCGAGGTGCTGCTGACCGCCGACGAGGAAATAGGCTCGCTGCACAGCCGGGACGCCATCGAGGCGTCGGCGCGGCAGGCCCGCTGCGTGCTGGTGGTCGAACCCCCGGTGGCTGACACGCACGCGCTCAAGACCGGGCGCAAGGGCGTGGGCATGTACCGCGTGACGGTGCAGGGCGTGGCGGCCCACGCAGGCAACAAACCCGAGGAAGGCGCGAGCGCCCTGACCGAAGCGGCGCGGCTGATTCTGGAAGCGCAGGCGCTGGCCTGCCCGGAAATGGGCACGACCGTGAGCGTGGGCCGCTTCGAGGGCGGAGGAGCCGTCAACGTGATTCCCGCGCACGCCGAATTCGACGCCGATCTGAGGGTTTCGACGCTGGAAGAGGCCGAGCGGCTGGCTCAGGGCTTCGGAGCGCTTCAGGCCCTCGATCCGCGTGCCCGCGTCGTGCTCAGCCACGGTATGAACCGTCCGCCGTTTGAACGCACGGCAGGCACGGCGGCGCTGTATGTGCAGGCGCAGAGGCACGCCCACGCGTTGGGCTTCGAGGTGTCTGAAGCCTTCGTGGGCGGCGGCTCGGACGGCAATTTCACCGCGCCGCTCAGCCCCACGCTCGACGGTCTGGGCGCACCCGGCGACGGCGCACATGCAGCCCACGAGCACATCCGCCTCGACCGCTGGCCCGATCACGTCGCGCTGCTCACCGCCCTGATCCGGGATCCCGGCGTGAACTGA
- the feoB gene encoding ferrous iron transport protein B: MTLAPLPVEGMVHDLAACLATVARLRAAREPRAVIVGNPNVGKTTLVNGLAGTNLKVGNWSGVTVEKREAKLVHAGRSVQLLDLPGAYSLSPHTPEELITRTALLDEAPEVAINVLDAGNLERNLYLTLQLMDFRMPIVVALNLVDEAREKGMRVDAAALERALGVPVVETVASKGSGLKGLLSTALERAEVGQGVIYPAAVEEAVAALVGHMETVPTLPPHAHRYLALSLLEGDPSIRGRLAATGHSALLTLTDTQLARLDTQGQDALIEVAEARYARAAEIARLAVPQVEVRRTLTDRLDALALHRWLGIPIFLLTVLLVFRITFSVAAPFVDLIGGPLQDTVSGWASAALSWAPFFLRELVVGAIIPGVGTVLSFLPTLLVLYLAMSFLEDSGYMARAAFLADRMMRSIGLDGRAFIPLILGFGCNVPAVYATRTLEKRSDRILVSMILPFMSCSARLPVYIIFAAALFPRQGSVLVWALYVLGMVVAFAFAWVLRRTTLKSEGGGVLLELPPYRLPAGRVLWKHAWRRTASFARRARTTVLSTVVVVWALLAIPAVAGGKFATVKPADSLFGTVSTFVSPLFAPLGFGNWQATGALVPGFIAKEVVVATLGQIYLGEQAAAPKPLGLLDGLKTATLGTWNAVKASIQAIPTVLALPSLGADATGEVKSPLAKALAAAFTPAAGLAYLVFVLLYTPCIATVGAIQAEHGRRIAWLTVAYQMATAWGMGLIVYQVGRLFL, from the coding sequence ATGACGCTTGCGCCGCTGCCGGTGGAGGGCATGGTTCACGATCTGGCGGCATGTCTGGCGACGGTGGCGCGGCTGCGTGCGGCCCGCGAGCCGCGTGCGGTCATCGTGGGAAATCCGAACGTGGGCAAGACCACGCTTGTCAACGGGCTGGCCGGAACCAATCTGAAGGTCGGCAACTGGTCGGGCGTGACGGTCGAGAAGCGCGAGGCGAAGCTCGTTCACGCGGGCCGCAGCGTGCAGCTTCTCGACCTGCCGGGCGCGTACTCGCTCAGCCCGCACACGCCCGAGGAACTCATCACCCGCACCGCGCTGCTCGACGAGGCTCCGGAAGTGGCGATCAACGTGCTGGACGCGGGCAATCTGGAACGCAACCTGTATCTGACGCTGCAGCTGATGGATTTCCGCATGCCCATCGTGGTGGCGCTGAATCTGGTGGATGAGGCCCGCGAAAAGGGGATGAGGGTCGATGCTGCCGCGCTGGAACGGGCGCTGGGTGTGCCGGTGGTCGAGACGGTGGCGAGCAAAGGCAGCGGGCTGAAAGGGCTGCTGAGCACCGCGCTGGAGCGGGCCGAGGTGGGGCAGGGCGTGATCTATCCGGCGGCGGTCGAGGAAGCGGTGGCGGCCCTGGTGGGGCATATGGAAACCGTGCCCACGCTGCCGCCCCACGCGCACCGCTATCTGGCGCTCAGTCTGCTGGAGGGCGATCCCAGCATTCGCGGGCGGCTGGCGGCCACCGGGCACAGCGCCCTGCTGACCCTGACCGACACCCAACTGGCCCGGCTGGACACCCAGGGGCAGGACGCGCTGATCGAGGTGGCCGAGGCCCGCTATGCCCGCGCCGCCGAGATTGCCCGGTTGGCCGTGCCGCAGGTCGAAGTTCGCCGCACCCTGACAGACCGCCTCGACGCGCTGGCGCTGCACCGCTGGCTGGGCATTCCGATCTTCCTGCTCACGGTGCTGCTGGTCTTCCGCATCACGTTCAGCGTGGCGGCCCCTTTCGTCGATCTGATCGGTGGGCCGCTGCAAGACACCGTGAGCGGGTGGGCGAGCGCCGCCCTGTCGTGGGCACCCTTCTTCCTGCGCGAACTGGTGGTCGGGGCGATCATTCCGGGCGTGGGCACGGTGCTCAGCTTCCTGCCCACGCTGCTGGTGCTGTACCTCGCCATGAGCTTTCTGGAAGACAGCGGCTACATGGCCCGCGCCGCCTTTCTGGCCGACCGCATGATGAGAAGCATCGGGCTGGATGGCCGGGCGTTTATTCCGCTGATCCTGGGATTCGGGTGCAACGTGCCTGCCGTGTATGCCACCAGAACCCTGGAAAAGCGCAGCGACCGCATTCTGGTCAGCATGATTTTGCCGTTCATGAGCTGCTCGGCGCGGCTGCCGGTGTACATCATCTTTGCCGCCGCGCTGTTTCCCCGGCAGGGAAGTGTGCTGGTGTGGGCGCTGTACGTGCTGGGCATGGTGGTGGCGTTCGCCTTTGCCTGGGTGCTGCGCCGCACGACCCTGAAGAGCGAGGGCGGCGGCGTGCTGCTCGAACTGCCGCCGTACCGCCTGCCCGCTGGCAGAGTGCTGTGGAAGCACGCCTGGAGGCGCACCGCCAGCTTTGCCCGCCGCGCCCGCACCACCGTGCTGAGCACCGTCGTGGTGGTCTGGGCGCTGCTCGCCATTCCCGCCGTCGCGGGGGGGAAATTCGCCACCGTCAAGCCTGCCGACAGTCTGTTCGGAACGGTCAGCACCTTTGTCAGCCCGCTGTTTGCGCCGCTGGGCTTTGGAAACTGGCAGGCGACCGGGGCGCTCGTTCCCGGCTTTATCGCCAAGGAAGTGGTGGTGGCGACACTGGGTCAGATCTATCTGGGCGAGCAGGCCGCCGCGCCCAAACCGCTGGGCCTGCTGGACGGCTTAAAGACCGCCACACTCGGCACCTGGAACGCGGTGAAGGCCAGCATTCAGGCCATTCCGACGGTGCTGGCGCTGCCGAGCCTGGGGGCAGATGCCACAGGCGAGGTGAAATCACCGCTGGCAAAGGCGCTGGCGGCGGCTTTCACTCCGGCGGCGGGGCTGGCGTATCTGGTGTTCGTGCTGCTGTATACGCCCTGCATCGCCACGGTGGGCGCGATTCAGGCCGAACACGGGCGGCGCATTGCGTGGCTCACGGTGGCGTACCAGATGGCGACTGCGTGGGGCATGGGCCTGATCGTGTATCAGGTGGGCAGGCTGTTTTTATGA
- a CDS encoding FeoA family protein has product MTETTLDTLQPGEAAHVVGLELHHPLRRRLMELGFVRGARVSVLRRAPMGDPVELRIGGTELALRRADLSAVRVRS; this is encoded by the coding sequence ATGACCGAGACGACCCTCGATACCTTGCAGCCCGGAGAGGCGGCCCACGTGGTCGGCCTGGAGCTGCATCACCCGCTGCGCCGCCGTCTGATGGAACTGGGCTTTGTGCGCGGAGCCAGGGTGAGTGTGCTGCGGCGTGCGCCGATGGGCGACCCGGTGGAACTGCGAATCGGGGGCACCGAACTGGCGCTGCGCCGTGCTGATCTGAGCGCGGTACGGGTGCGGTCATGA
- a CDS encoding arginase, which translates to MLLSVDWDAYSGCADLVFDAPIWGTPDRQHDRLARWHERVAKRGGSDWQALDAEFPLYPGWHELTQYAGLPVFSALSHEQAALWLHAFPGRDVLNIDSHHDLSNLRGDPQRWRPGNWAGLGLAAGLIGRYTVRYPEWHAGLLVTEGHDLTRTRQELETALLPGVLARVQLERSAALPAPAEVEALLVVQSPSWTNPAHDAALFGILHTLSAAPLGEPPMMRGS; encoded by the coding sequence GTGCTGCTCTCGGTGGACTGGGACGCCTACAGCGGGTGCGCCGATCTGGTCTTCGACGCGCCGATCTGGGGCACGCCCGACCGCCAGCACGACCGACTGGCACGCTGGCACGAGCGGGTAGCGAAGCGGGGCGGCAGCGACTGGCAAGCGCTCGACGCTGAGTTTCCGCTGTATCCCGGCTGGCATGAGCTGACGCAGTACGCGGGGCTGCCGGTCTTTTCGGCCCTCAGCCACGAACAGGCCGCCCTGTGGCTGCACGCCTTTCCTGGGCGCGACGTGCTGAACATCGACAGTCATCACGACCTGAGCAATCTGCGCGGCGACCCGCAGCGCTGGCGACCCGGCAACTGGGCCGGACTGGGGCTGGCCGCAGGTCTGATCGGGCGGTATACCGTGCGCTATCCCGAGTGGCACGCGGGCCTGCTGGTGACCGAGGGGCATGATCTGACGCGTACCCGGCAGGAACTGGAAACGGCGCTGCTGCCCGGTGTGCTGGCCCGCGTGCAACTGGAACGCTCGGCGGCGCTGCCTGCCCCCGCCGAGGTAGAAGCGCTGCTGGTGGTGCAGTCGCCTTCTTGGACGAATCCGGCCCACGACGCGGCGCTGTTCGGCATCCTGCATACCCTGAGCGCCGCTCCCCTGGGCGAGCCACCCATGATGCGCGGCTCCTGA
- a CDS encoding DUF3197 domain-containing protein, with protein sequence MPPLSEKLTDSLGVAGASDVTLRALLTRLEGSDLKGARLILLTDRQGERWRARYAALVQVAGEHILTAPAFGPHFGPEGVTALHALVHWAEAADLPLRETVLSASDFGRVLEEPQAEDLARLVAASSPSDAGIYLTAKNVQAGL encoded by the coding sequence ATGCCCCCACTCTCCGAAAAGCTGACCGATTCGCTGGGCGTCGCGGGAGCCAGTGACGTGACGCTGCGAGCACTGTTGACCCGCCTGGAGGGTTCCGACCTGAAGGGCGCACGCCTGATTCTGCTGACCGACCGGCAGGGTGAACGCTGGCGGGCACGGTACGCCGCGCTGGTACAGGTGGCGGGTGAGCATATCCTGACGGCTCCAGCGTTTGGGCCACATTTCGGCCCCGAGGGTGTGACCGCGCTGCACGCGCTGGTGCACTGGGCCGAAGCTGCCGATCTTCCCCTGCGCGAAACGGTGCTGAGCGCTTCCGATTTCGGACGGGTGCTGGAAGAACCGCAGGCCGAAGATCTGGCCCGGCTGGTGGCCGCCAGCAGCCCGAGCGACGCGGGCATCTATCTGACTGCCAAGAACGTGCAGGCGGGCCTGTAA
- the accD gene encoding acetyl-CoA carboxylase, carboxyltransferase subunit beta translates to MALDKFFRRRRPQTTETTDLPELWSKCPSCKENIYNKDLEQERYVCPKCSFHHRLGAARRIEVLLDEGSFVRRSGDIHPVDVLNFVDTETYPERLLRAQRKTGQPDAILTGTGRLLDIPVMAAVMDFEFSGGSMGSVVGEEISRAAEAAAELGLPLLLVAASGGARMQESALSLMQMAKTTVALEALSARGLPYISILTDPTTGGVTASFATIADVIVAEPGALIGFAGPRVIQQTIRQNLPEGFQRAEFLLEHGMVDMVTDRREQRAVLHSLLSVLLRQAGTQPAVQAAGSEVVR, encoded by the coding sequence TTGGCGCTTGATAAATTTTTCCGCAGACGCCGCCCCCAGACCACAGAGACCACTGATCTCCCGGAACTGTGGAGCAAGTGCCCGTCCTGCAAGGAAAACATCTATAACAAAGATCTGGAGCAGGAGCGGTACGTCTGCCCCAAATGCAGCTTTCATCACCGGCTGGGCGCGGCGCGGCGCATCGAGGTGCTGCTTGACGAGGGCAGCTTCGTGCGGCGCAGCGGCGACATTCACCCGGTCGATGTCCTGAACTTCGTCGATACCGAAACCTACCCCGAGAGGTTGCTGCGGGCGCAGCGCAAGACCGGCCAGCCCGACGCTATCCTGACCGGAACAGGTCGCCTGCTGGATATTCCGGTGATGGCAGCGGTCATGGACTTCGAATTCTCGGGCGGCAGCATGGGCAGCGTGGTGGGCGAGGAGATCTCGCGTGCTGCCGAGGCCGCTGCCGAGCTGGGTTTGCCGCTGCTGCTGGTGGCGGCATCCGGCGGAGCCAGAATGCAGGAAAGTGCGCTGTCGCTGATGCAGATGGCAAAAACCACGGTGGCGCTCGAAGCCCTGAGTGCCAGGGGACTGCCGTATATCAGCATCCTGACCGACCCGACCACCGGCGGCGTGACGGCCAGTTTTGCCACCATCGCCGATGTGATCGTGGCCGAACCCGGCGCACTCATCGGTTTCGCGGGGCCACGGGTGATTCAGCAGACCATTCGCCAGAATCTGCCGGAAGGCTTCCAGCGGGCCGAATTCCTGCTGGAGCACGGCATGGTCGATATGGTGACGGATCGCCGCGAGCAACGGGCCGTGCTGCACAGCCTGTTAAGCGTGCTGCTGCGTCAGGCCGGGACACAGCCTGCGGTTCAGGCCGCTGGCAGCGAGGTCGTCCGGTGA
- the zapE gene encoding cell division protein ZapE has product MTELLAAGGTPQSSIDLTTRHPEVDPARLTAGLTPGARFQDVRFQTYRPNPEYPSQQEARDRLETFVTELGAVPETRGGLFGLLGPARLGRKRRRPEGRGLYLDGGFGVGKTHLLASAYHAASVPKAFMSFQDWMYLIGALGMTRATAALSSLELLCLDEFELDDPGNTHMANTFLAERMPLGLNVIATSNTEPGALGQGRFNANDFGRQIQGIAGRFDNLQLDGPDYRQRGSTPETPLSDDEYTRWRAQQPAASFAELDFGQLETLLLSVHPARFGQVLDGVAALGGPGLLHPMISQNAALRFVHFVDKVYDLGLRAAFTGAPLNTLFDDSYRFGAYAKKYARCLSRLSELLREARAGL; this is encoded by the coding sequence TTGACCGAGTTACTGGCGGCAGGCGGCACCCCTCAGAGCAGCATCGATCTGACGACCCGTCATCCCGAGGTCGATCCGGCGCGGCTGACTGCTGGCCTGACGCCCGGCGCACGCTTTCAGGACGTGCGCTTCCAGACGTATCGCCCCAATCCCGAGTATCCGTCTCAGCAGGAAGCGCGGGACAGACTGGAAACCTTCGTGACCGAGCTGGGAGCGGTGCCGGAAACCCGGGGCGGCCTGTTTGGACTGCTGGGGCCAGCCCGACTTGGGCGCAAACGCCGCCGCCCGGAAGGACGCGGGCTATACCTCGACGGCGGCTTCGGCGTGGGCAAAACGCACCTGCTGGCGTCGGCGTACCACGCGGCCAGCGTGCCCAAAGCCTTCATGAGCTTTCAGGACTGGATGTACCTGATCGGCGCACTCGGCATGACGCGGGCCACCGCCGCCCTGAGCAGCCTGGAACTGCTGTGCCTCGACGAATTCGAGCTGGACGACCCCGGCAACACCCACATGGCGAACACCTTTCTGGCCGAGCGGATGCCGCTGGGCCTGAACGTAATCGCCACCAGCAACACCGAGCCGGGAGCGCTGGGCCAGGGGCGCTTCAATGCCAACGACTTCGGGCGGCAGATTCAGGGCATCGCTGGGCGCTTCGACAATCTTCAGCTCGACGGCCCCGATTACCGGCAGCGCGGCAGCACCCCGGAAACCCCGCTGAGCGACGATGAATACACTCGCTGGCGGGCGCAGCAACCGGCTGCCTCGTTTGCCGAGCTGGACTTCGGACAACTGGAAACGCTGCTGCTGTCGGTGCATCCGGCACGCTTCGGGCAGGTGCTGGACGGCGTGGCCGCGCTGGGTGGGCCGGGGCTGCTGCACCCCATGATCAGCCAGAATGCCGCGCTGCGCTTTGTGCATTTCGTGGACAAGGTGTACGACCTGGGGCTGCGGGCGGCTTTTACCGGCGCACCCCTGAACACGCTGTTCGACGACAGTTACCGCTTCGGGGCGTATGCCAAAAAATATGCTCGCTGCCTGTCGCGCCTGTCGGAACTGCTGCGCGAAGCACGGGCGGGGCTGTAA
- a CDS encoding S4 domain-containing protein has protein sequence MSAPKSSPPSAAPKLSTLVAQARGGRVVRTAFVEADTLDRRLLQDDEIRHHIAGGFPDARRVVLTLYPAHIPDVDAGVTVFRLNFETPGWDVQDVAVALRGLGLPEDTLGEMREERGTFLLAATGKAVKALSSLTEVGGRAVDVEEIGAAAGRGSKTREVVVPSMRVDVVGAKGFGVSRAYFQQGVEAGKVRLNGQLARASSDIREGDSLSAEGLGRIDFKRVVNETRRGNYKVELEVHR, from the coding sequence ATGAGCGCCCCCAAGTCCTCGCCCCCGTCTGCCGCGCCCAAACTGTCCACCCTGGTGGCGCAGGCACGTGGCGGGCGGGTTGTTCGCACCGCCTTCGTCGAGGCCGATACCCTGGATCGCCGCCTCCTGCAAGACGACGAGATCAGACACCACATCGCGGGCGGCTTTCCCGATGCCCGGCGCGTGGTATTGACGCTGTATCCGGCACACATTCCCGATGTCGATGCGGGCGTCACGGTCTTCCGGCTGAATTTCGAAACGCCCGGCTGGGACGTGCAGGACGTGGCGGTGGCGCTGCGCGGGCTGGGCCTGCCGGAAGACACGCTGGGCGAAATGCGCGAGGAGCGCGGCACCTTTCTGCTGGCCGCCACCGGCAAGGCCGTGAAGGCGCTGAGCAGCCTGACCGAAGTGGGCGGGCGAGCCGTGGACGTGGAAGAAATCGGCGCGGCGGCGGGGCGCGGCAGCAAAACCCGCGAAGTGGTGGTGCCCTCGATGCGCGTGGATGTGGTGGGGGCCAAAGGCTTCGGCGTCAGCCGGGCGTACTTCCAGCAGGGCGTCGAGGCGGGCAAGGTGCGGCTGAACGGCCAGCTTGCCCGTGCCAGCAGCGATATCCGCGAGGGCGACAGCCTGTCGGCAGAGGGCCTCGGGCGTATCGACTTCAAACGGGTGGTCAATGAGACGCGGCGCGGCAATTACAAAGTCGAGCTGGAGGTTCACCGTTGA
- a CDS encoding LapA family protein — protein sequence MKFNLNTLLLALLAILTIIFLVPGDNRNTLTAPHTLTLPGLGTFQGVPVGTYLLIGWLVTALLYTLINSVSRLRNQADSAKLLRDMESLRVNLDKAEGSRFAELQTYLERRLNELQTQISAQASETTGQAARMTTLRNELAADLGQMDNYLKRKLGE from the coding sequence ATGAAATTCAATCTGAACACGCTGCTCCTGGCGCTGCTGGCAATTCTGACGATCATCTTTCTGGTGCCGGGCGACAACCGCAACACCCTGACTGCCCCGCATACCCTGACCCTGCCGGGGCTGGGCACCTTCCAGGGCGTCCCGGTCGGCACGTATCTGCTGATCGGCTGGCTGGTCACGGCGCTGCTGTATACCCTGATCAACAGCGTGTCGCGGCTGCGAAATCAGGCCGACAGTGCCAAGCTGCTGCGCGACATGGAAAGCCTGCGCGTCAATCTGGATAAGGCCGAGGGCAGCCGATTTGCCGAACTCCAGACGTATCTGGAACGCCGCCTGAACGAGTTGCAGACCCAGATCAGCGCACAGGCGAGCGAAACCACCGGGCAGGCCGCCCGCATGACGACCCTGCGGAACGAACTCGCCGCCGACCTGGGGCAGATGGACAATTATCTGAAGCGCAAGCTGGGCGAGTAA
- a CDS encoding acetyl-CoA carboxylase carboxyltransferase subunit alpha, whose translation MSAVPDPKTDATELAQLELHLNDLQETAKRTGADLSAVTAPLQERIQRLQSQLGDRISRWERVQLARAPGRPTALDYVDRLTSNFIELHGDRRYGDDPAMIGGPAHWQGRPVMLLLQQKGRDTKDKIKRRFGSSNPEGYRKAVRLMDLADKCGLPIVSLIDTQGAYPGIAAEERGQGWAIAESIQRMVRLRVPAVCAVIGEGGSGGALAVGVGNRVLIQENAWYSVISPEGAASIIWKDSAKAPEAAEALRLTAPDLLALGIVEEVIPEPSGGAHLNVEVAAAALGEAVSRHLDELSGLDSSELLAQRSRRFRALGAYREDAGR comes from the coding sequence GTGAGCGCCGTTCCAGACCCCAAGACCGACGCCACAGAGCTGGCCCAACTCGAACTGCACCTGAACGATCTTCAGGAGACGGCCAAGCGTACCGGGGCCGATCTGAGCGCTGTCACCGCGCCACTCCAGGAGCGCATCCAGCGGCTTCAGAGTCAGCTTGGCGACCGCATCAGCCGCTGGGAGCGGGTTCAACTGGCCCGCGCACCCGGTCGCCCGACGGCGCTGGACTACGTAGACCGTCTGACCAGCAACTTTATAGAGCTGCACGGCGACCGCCGCTACGGCGACGATCCGGCCATGATCGGCGGCCCGGCGCACTGGCAGGGGCGACCTGTGATGCTGCTGCTTCAGCAGAAGGGCCGCGATACCAAAGACAAGATCAAGCGGCGATTCGGCAGCAGTAATCCGGAAGGCTACCGCAAGGCCGTGCGTCTGATGGATCTGGCCGATAAATGCGGGCTGCCCATCGTCTCGCTGATCGACACCCAGGGCGCATATCCCGGCATTGCCGCCGAGGAGCGCGGTCAGGGCTGGGCTATCGCCGAGAGCATTCAGCGCATGGTGCGCCTGCGCGTTCCCGCTGTCTGCGCCGTAATCGGTGAGGGCGGCAGCGGCGGCGCTCTGGCCGTGGGCGTGGGCAACCGTGTCCTGATTCAGGAGAACGCGTGGTACAGCGTGATTTCGCCCGAAGGAGCCGCCAGCATCATCTGGAAAGACAGCGCCAAAGCTCCGGAAGCCGCCGAAGCGCTGCGCCTGACTGCCCCCGACCTGCTGGCACTGGGCATCGTGGAAGAAGTGATTCCCGAGCCGAGCGGCGGCGCACACCTGAATGTCGAGGTCGCCGCTGCCGCACTGGGCGAGGCAGTCTCGCGCCATCTGGACGAACTGAGCGGGCTGGACAGTTCAGAACTGCTGGCACAGCGCAGCCGCCGTTTCCGGGCCCTGGGAGCGTACCGGGAAGACGCCGGGCGCTGA
- a CDS encoding helix-turn-helix domain-containing protein translates to MSRLGTILSALHGQPRTLSELSSDLGSSPAAVEGMLQTLFASGYVQDASPTADGCACNGCSLKSMCRNAAGDVPALNLLRLTQKGEKVVERSS, encoded by the coding sequence ATGAGCCGCCTGGGAACCATTCTCAGCGCCCTGCACGGACAGCCGCGCACCCTGAGCGAACTGAGCAGCGATCTGGGCAGCAGTCCGGCTGCCGTGGAAGGCATGCTCCAGACGCTGTTTGCCAGCGGCTACGTGCAGGACGCGTCTCCCACCGCCGACGGCTGTGCGTGCAACGGGTGCAGCCTGAAAAGTATGTGCCGCAACGCCGCCGGAGACGTGCCCGCACTGAATCTGCTGCGGCTGACCCAGAAGGGCGAGAAGGTGGTGGAGAGAAGCTCGTAG